CCGAAGTCTCGCCGACGGGAATCCCTCGAGAGAGCTATGAGGATGTTTCCTATCTTAGCGGATCGGAGAAAGCAAGCGGCTGGGACGTTGTCAGGTGGCGAGCAGCAGATGTTAGCTGTGGCCCGCGGATTGATGTCATTACCTAGCCTACTGGTTCTAGATGAACCTTCTATGGGACTTGCCCCGTTGGTTGTGGAAGATCTTTTTAGAGTGGTCCGGGAAATCAATGCTGATGGGATTACAATATTTCTTGTCGAACAGAATGTATCGCATGCACTAGCGATTTCGAATCGTGCCTTTGTGCTCGAAGAAGGTAGGATTGCCCTTTCCGGGACAGGACAGGAGCTACTGGGTAATCCCCATATTAAGAAATTATACTTGGGGTTGTAAGGGAGCAAACAAAGCCTTTGGAGGCTACCGAGACCGTTTCGTTCCAATCATGTTTTGGACTTTTGGTCCGGATTCATGGAGGATATATGGCTAAAGTAACAGCCCTCATCAGGGCTCGATGGGTTGTCCCTGGTTACGACTGTGAGCCAATAAGAGATGGAGCCGTTGCTATAGCAGGTAACACGATTGCTGATGTAGGACTTTACTCTATCCTGGCAGAGCAGTATCGTGGGGTGGAGGAACTCGGAGGTGACGAGTTCCTCTTGATCCCCGGCCTCGTAAATGGTCATAGTCACGGGAGAGGACTAACGGATTTTCAGCGGGGTGCCCTTGATAATACGCTCGAGTCATGGCTTTTTGACACCCGAAAGTATATTCCCATCTCGACCTATGATGATGTGGCATTTTCTGCGGTGAGGCTTCTCAAGTCGGGAGTTACTACCACCATGCATAATCACATTTTGAAAAACCCAGACGACTATGAAAACGAATTTGAAGAAGCTCTTCGTGCCTATAGAGATACGGGACTGAGGGTTCAGTTTAATCCTGCAATCAGAAATAGTAACCCCTTCGTTTATGGAGACAATGAGAAATTTCTTAATAGCCTTCCAGATAAACTCAAACAGTTCCTCATATCCGTGCCTTCAAGGGGGGGGGTCAGTGGGACAAACTATGTTGACGCAGTATCAAGCCTTCATGCACGGTATGATGGTCCCATGAGCCGGATCGGATTCGGACCTTTAGCACCTCAGTGGTGTACGAAGGAACTCCTGCAGGAAATTCGTAAAGCGGCCGATCGTTTAAGAACTCCAATCCATATTCATGCAATGCAATCAATCTTCCAGAAAATATATGGTCTGAAGTATTTAGGAAAGACACTTATCGAGTACATGGACGAAATTGGCTTTTTGGGGCCACGTCTTGTCATCGGACACTGTGTCTGGCCGACCGCAAGTGACATAGAGTTGATGGCAAAAACTGGAACTGGAGTAACCCATCACCCATCTTGCAACCTTAGAGTTCGCA
The sequence above is a segment of the Methanomassiliicoccales archaeon genome. Coding sequences within it:
- a CDS encoding ABC transporter ATP-binding protein, which codes for MLVIDNIEVLYAQVQVLRGVTLDANEREIVSLLGSNASGKSTTVNAISGVVPVTKGSIRFMDIDITHMPPHMRVAMGLIQVPEGRRIFPMLTVEENLIMGSYLKKPKSRRRESLERAMRMFPILADRRKQAAGTLSGGEQQMLAVARGLMSLPSLLVLDEPSMGLAPLVVEDLFRVVREINADGITIFLVEQNVSHALAISNRAFVLEEGRIALSGTGQELLGNPHIKKLYLGL
- a CDS encoding amidohydrolase family protein; the protein is MAKVTALIRARWVVPGYDCEPIRDGAVAIAGNTIADVGLYSILAEQYRGVEELGGDEFLLIPGLVNGHSHGRGLTDFQRGALDNTLESWLFDTRKYIPISTYDDVAFSAVRLLKSGVTTTMHNHILKNPDDYENEFEEALRAYRDTGLRVQFNPAIRNSNPFVYGDNEKFLNSLPDKLKQFLISVPSRGGVSGTNYVDAVSSLHARYDGPMSRIGFGPLAPQWCTKELLQEIRKAADRLRTPIHIHAMQSIFQKIYGLKYLGKTLIEYMDEIGFLGPRLVIGHCVWPTASDIELMAKTGTGVTHHPSCNLRVRNGIAPVFHMIETGVKVGLGLDGKSINDDDDMIQEMKVCFLLHRISSLELDSPYLLPRRVFQMATENSAHLLGYGDVLGRLEPGCYADLVLINYDEMCYPFVNSEHDPLEVLLYRGKGRHVDTVIVNGRVVVQEGKVTTVDEEALATRLREAASRPPTSQETTLIAMMDELKGHVIRYYEGWTEKVRVEPFYSPNSRIKGMP